Proteins encoded together in one Anopheles darlingi chromosome 3, idAnoDarlMG_H_01, whole genome shotgun sequence window:
- the LOC125954002 gene encoding fas apoptotic inhibitory molecule 1 isoform X2 — MLNSAEILSSIPSLGGKDASDNHHSNGQQPHREVVARWRVPMYGKVYEIEFEHGTASGKRVLWIDNQEVFRRDWMFKLVGEDMFKLEDKRCIIRVDPLPGFRYSYSLFVDGKSFEQFTECQAKALKTWETKLGDNCYRIVLEKNTLNIYVNGKLIEENGEFVDGGTDTTFIEDNNTFVLSARTSGNKREGIVHRLTVNGTEILDSGTLN, encoded by the exons TGTCCAGCATACCGTCACTTGGTGGCAAGGATGCGTCCGACAATCATCATTCGAACGGTCAGCAACCACACCGTGAGGTAGTAGCTCGATGGCGTGTTCCGATGTACGGTAAGGTGTACGAGATCGAGTTCGAGCACGGTACGGCCAGCGGTAAACGGGTGCTGTGGATCGACAACCAGGAGGTGTTCCGGCGCGACTGGATGTTCAAGCTGGTCGGCGAGGACATGTTCAAGCTCGAGGACAAGCGCTGCATCATACGGGTGGATCCATTGCCTGGCTTCCGCTACAGCTACTCCCTATTCGTCGATGGTAAATCGTTCGAACAGTTCACCGAATGCCAGGCGAAGGCACTGAAAACCTGGGAGACGAAGCTGGGCGATAATTGTTATCGGATTGTGCTAG AGAAAAACACACTCAACATCTACGTGAACGGAAAGTTAATAGAGGAAAAT GGTGAGTTCGTAGATGGCGGCACCGACACGACGTTCATCGAGGACAACAACACTTTCGTCCTGAGTGCCCGAACCAGCGGGAATAAACGCGAGGGCATCGTGCATCGGCTAACGGTGAACGGGACGGAAATACTGGATTCCGGTACGCTAAACTGA
- the LOC125954002 gene encoding fas apoptotic inhibitory molecule 1 isoform X1, whose translation MLNSAEILSSIPSLGGKDASDNHHSNGQQPHREVVARWRVPMYGKVYEIEFEHGTASGKRVLWIDNQEVFRRDWMFKLVGEDMFKLEDKRCIIRVDPLPGFRYSYSLFVDGKSFEQFTECQAKALKTWETKLGDNCYRIVLGRWTVVGACVVYPLNNYLKIPEKNTLNIYVNGKLIEENGEFVDGGTDTTFIEDNNTFVLSARTSGNKREGIVHRLTVNGTEILDSGTLN comes from the exons TGTCCAGCATACCGTCACTTGGTGGCAAGGATGCGTCCGACAATCATCATTCGAACGGTCAGCAACCACACCGTGAGGTAGTAGCTCGATGGCGTGTTCCGATGTACGGTAAGGTGTACGAGATCGAGTTCGAGCACGGTACGGCCAGCGGTAAACGGGTGCTGTGGATCGACAACCAGGAGGTGTTCCGGCGCGACTGGATGTTCAAGCTGGTCGGCGAGGACATGTTCAAGCTCGAGGACAAGCGCTGCATCATACGGGTGGATCCATTGCCTGGCTTCCGCTACAGCTACTCCCTATTCGTCGATGGTAAATCGTTCGAACAGTTCACCGAATGCCAGGCGAAGGCACTGAAAACCTGGGAGACGAAGCTGGGCGATAATTGTTATCGGATTGTGCTAGGTAGATGGACTGTCGTAGGGGCTTGTGTAGTTTACCCTTTAAACAATTATCTTAAAATTCCAGAGAAAAACACACTCAACATCTACGTGAACGGAAAGTTAATAGAGGAAAAT GGTGAGTTCGTAGATGGCGGCACCGACACGACGTTCATCGAGGACAACAACACTTTCGTCCTGAGTGCCCGAACCAGCGGGAATAAACGCGAGGGCATCGTGCATCGGCTAACGGTGAACGGGACGGAAATACTGGATTCCGGTACGCTAAACTGA
- the LOC125953941 gene encoding atypical protein kinase C isoform X4 — protein MWNLMDAGYYGSSYFVAAVAPSQVASAGELFPNVPSAPGLSCVGEDRSIYRRGARRWRKLYRINGHIFQAKRFNRKAFCAFCHDRIWGLGRQGFKCIQCKLLVHKKCHKLGNKPCSNEHVEPVFKERDHHDPNDESSTGDVIQAPLDYPSELNAGDGSDQVPIEVNDNVEEPLEPVTQRQYSLNDFELIRVIGRGSYAKVLMVELKKTRRIYAMKVIKKALVTDDEDIDWVQTEKHVFETASNHPFLVGLHSCFQTPSRLFFVIEFVRGGDLMFHMQRQRRLPEEHARFYAAEISLALNFLHEKGIIYRDLKLDNVLLDHEGHIKLTDYGMCKEGIRPGDTTSTFCGTPNYIAPEILRGEDYGFSVDWWALGVLLYEMLAGRSPFDIAGASENPDQNTEDYLFQVILEKTIRIPRSLSVKAASVLKGFLNKNPADRLGCNRDSAFMDIVNHSFFKSIDWEMLEQKQITPPFRPRLDSDRDLANFPPEFTDEPVHLTPDDDRVIDKIDQSEFEGFEYVNPLLMSLEDCV, from the exons GTAGCATCTATCGAAGAGGAGCTAGACGATGGCGCAAGCTGTACCGGATAAATGGACACATATTCCAAGCGAAGCGATTCAATCGA AAAGCCTTCTGCGCCTTTTGCCACGACCGCATCTGGGGTCTCGGCCGGCAGGGATTCAAGTGCATCCAGTGCAAGCTGCTGGTGCACAAAAAGTGCCACAAGCTTGGCAATAAACCGTGCAGCAACGAGCATGTCGAACCGGTCTTCAAGGAGCGTGAT CATCACGATCCGAACGATGAGTCGAGCACGGGTGACGTTATTCAGGCACCGCTAGACTATCCGTCCGAGCTGAACGCTGGCGATGGGTCGGATCAGGTACCGATCGAAGTGAATGATAACGTAGAAGAACCACTGGAGCCCGTCACGCAACGGCAGTATTCGCTGAACGACTTCGAATTGATCCG CGTCATCGGTCGTGGCAGCTACGCcaaggtgctgatggtggagtTGAAGAAAACTCGGCGGATCTATGCGATGAAGGTGATCAAGAAGGCCCTCGtaaccgacgacgaggatatCGACTGGGTGCAGACGGAGAAACACGTCTTTGAGACGGCCTCAAACCATCCGTTCCTGGTCGGTTTGCATTCGTGCTTCCAGACGCCATCCCG GCTGTTCTTCGTGATTGAGTTCGTGCGTGGTGGAGATCTGATGTTCCACATGCAGCGCCAACGGCGCCTGCCGGAGGAGCACGCACGGTTCTATGCGGCGGAAATCAGTTTGGCCCTGAACTTCCTGCACGAGAAGGGCATCATCTATCGAGATCTAAAGCTGGACAACGTGCTGCTCGACCACGAGGGTCACATCAAGCTCACGGACTACGGTATGTGCAAGGAAGGCATCAGACCGGGCGATACGACATCCACCTTCTGCGGTACACCGAACTACATCGCACCGGAGATACTGCGTGGAGAGGACTACG GCTTTTCCGTCGATTGGTGGGCACTGGGCGTGCTGCTGTATGAGATGTTGGCCGGACGCAGTCCGTTCGATATTGCCGGTGCTTCTGAGAACCCGGATCag AACACGGAAGATTATCTATTCCAGGTGATACTGGAGAAAACGATCCGTATTCCGCGATCGCTCAGCGTGAAGGCTGCCTCCGTGCTGAAAGGTTTCCTCAACAAGAACCCGGCCGACCGTTTGGGCTGCAACCGCGACTCCGCCTTCATGGATATCGTTAATCATTCCTTCTTCAAGAGCATCGACTGGGAGATG CTGGAACAAAAGCAAATTACACCACCATTCCGGCCCCGACTTGATTCCGATCGCGATCTGGCCAACTTCCCGCCCGAGTTCACCGACGAACCGGTCCATCTGACACCGGATGATGA CCGCGTCATTGATAAGATCGATCAATCCGAGTTCGAGGGATTCGAGTACGTGAACCCATTACTGATGTCACTGGAAGACTGCGTTTGA